The Thermobispora bispora DSM 43833 genome window below encodes:
- a CDS encoding glycosyltransferase, with protein MQGKPRIPLNDYGVLGPPPRLGEWRPTLAVSVVIPAYRAEATLPLTLASLAHQSYPAHLLEVIVVDDGDEPLGPLPGPVPERLRVIRRPPGTWGKANACAIGAEAADGDVVHFLDADLVLFPEHIEAHMRWHHLADYLVVLGRVRFTPGLDETPAGEVLAAIEAGALAKLYAEEDTVPQWTERHWDESADLRTAGLRAFHVTVGATTSLPAELLRTAGGVDRALVLGEDTELGYRLAQQGAVFVAERAARCWHLGPSTVMRREREVKRHNWPYLAERVPTFRWLRRHPARSHLVPYVEVVVPVGNASFEAVRATVDGVLAARPADLTVTIAGPWGRLRDGRRDPLADPDLDLRLIRACYAGEARVAFQESVPGSAFPAPFRLHCPPGWVPARHTVASLIKHADRHGLGLICVALEERGARIVHARLERTAAVNRARRCAGPHDRIDDLVHEMFGSVWTAGETWGFTRAGAAVPPPRARRPRRGRRDAPTGGALRRTTTRLRRRLRALVRPAAR; from the coding sequence ATGCAGGGGAAGCCGCGGATCCCGCTCAACGACTACGGCGTCCTCGGCCCGCCACCGCGCCTGGGGGAGTGGCGGCCCACCCTGGCGGTGAGCGTGGTCATCCCCGCCTACCGGGCCGAGGCGACGCTGCCGCTCACCCTGGCCAGCCTCGCCCACCAGAGCTACCCGGCCCACCTGCTCGAGGTGATCGTGGTCGACGACGGAGACGAGCCGCTGGGACCGCTCCCCGGGCCCGTGCCCGAGCGGCTCCGGGTGATCCGCCGGCCGCCCGGCACCTGGGGCAAGGCGAACGCCTGCGCCATCGGCGCCGAGGCGGCCGACGGGGACGTCGTCCACTTCCTCGACGCCGACCTCGTGCTCTTCCCCGAGCACATCGAGGCGCACATGCGCTGGCACCACCTCGCCGACTACCTCGTCGTGCTCGGCCGCGTCCGGTTCACCCCCGGCCTGGACGAGACACCGGCCGGCGAGGTGCTCGCCGCGATCGAGGCGGGGGCGCTCGCCAAGCTCTACGCCGAGGAGGACACCGTCCCGCAGTGGACCGAGCGGCACTGGGACGAGAGCGCCGACCTGCGGACCGCCGGGCTGCGCGCGTTCCACGTCACCGTGGGCGCGACCACCTCGCTCCCGGCCGAGCTGCTCCGCACGGCCGGCGGGGTGGACCGGGCCCTGGTCCTCGGCGAGGACACCGAGCTGGGGTACCGCCTCGCCCAGCAGGGCGCGGTGTTCGTCGCCGAGCGCGCGGCGCGCTGCTGGCACCTGGGCCCCTCCACGGTGATGCGCCGGGAGCGGGAGGTGAAGCGGCACAACTGGCCCTACCTGGCCGAGCGCGTGCCCACGTTCCGCTGGCTCCGCCGGCACCCCGCGCGCAGCCACCTCGTCCCGTACGTCGAGGTCGTGGTGCCGGTGGGGAACGCCTCCTTCGAGGCCGTGCGGGCCACGGTCGACGGGGTGCTCGCCGCGCGGCCGGCCGACCTGACCGTCACGATCGCCGGGCCGTGGGGGCGGCTCCGCGACGGCCGGCGGGACCCGCTCGCCGACCCCGACCTCGACCTCCGGCTGATCCGGGCCTGCTACGCGGGCGAGGCCCGGGTGGCGTTCCAGGAGTCCGTCCCCGGCAGCGCGTTCCCCGCCCCGTTCCGCCTCCACTGCCCGCCGGGCTGGGTCCCGGCGCGCCACACCGTGGCATCCCTCATCAAGCACGCCGACCGGCACGGGCTCGGGCTCATCTGCGTCGCCCTGGAGGAGCGCGGCGCGCGCATCGTGCACGCCCGGCTGGAGCGGACCGCGGCGGTGAACCGGGCCCGCCGGTGCGCCGGGCCCCACGACCGGATCGACGACCTGGTCCACGAGATGTTCGGGTCGGTGTGGACCGCCGGGGAGACCTGGGGCTTCACCAGGGCGGGCGCGGCCGTGCCCCCGCCGCGGGCGCGCCGGCCGCGGCGCGGGCGGCGCGACGCGCCCACGGGCGGCGCGCTGCGCCGTACCACCACCCGGCTCCGGCGCCGGCTGCGCGCGCTCGTGCGCCCCGCCGCACGGTGA
- a CDS encoding glycosyltransferase family 2 protein yields the protein MPRVSVIIPSYDVEPYLEACLASVAAQTWRDLEVIMVDDGSPDRGAHIAADFAERDPRFRLIRQANAGLGAARNTGVRHATGEFLAFVDGDDLLPPHAIEYLLAALRRSGSAFATGNVLRYDGAKTRPSALHRPVFARPGLAAHVTRDTALLRDRLVTNKLWRRSFWEEHGLAFPEGVLYEDIPVSLRAHVLAPAVDVLPAPVYVWRERSRSITQGKASVRHLADRFAAVRSVREFLAGRHRGAYVPAWDRVVLETDLSNFLDVLDQGPEEFRTRFLELAGEYLDDVARPVLDGLPALRRVQWHLVRQGDLAGLVEVAAWHRAVRPEERVRRRVLRYHLDVPPAARLPAAVTRADAELDPRHRIDAVRWEDGRLVIEGRAAPECLRPTRRFHQWISAALVHERTGRRIRIPATVRPAAVAKTSDRPRIDWGGFRLVVDPGRLAAPGRLGLWHVELRVRHRGGVRRGRLFDPRATWADRAGRWRVGEDRYVTPVLAEPGHLAIYAGREAARVVTQTVRDGRLRLVGHALGELGPELTVTRRPGGVPVRRPLTVDGRTFHAEVDLRALGPVGPPDHPEAAALAGWAEWRFEVRTAGGGTVPVTAAEDLTPARYAIGDRELVAAAAPSGLLTLREQPVTAFVDLAEWLPGGELLLEGGFAAPYRAMALVVRSLGGPDVHLAAIEGAGTRFRARLTPGQMGAGSGPLPGGRYGLAVRVHGGGDLPIELNARAPLAHRTAGRAFKLLADRSGHAVLAVRERRRPRVEEPGRHGRVIGAVGG from the coding sequence GTGCCACGAGTCAGCGTGATCATCCCGAGCTACGACGTGGAGCCGTACCTGGAGGCCTGCCTGGCGTCGGTCGCGGCCCAGACCTGGCGGGACCTCGAGGTCATCATGGTCGACGACGGGTCGCCCGACCGGGGCGCGCACATCGCGGCCGACTTCGCCGAGCGGGACCCGCGGTTCCGGCTGATCCGCCAGGCGAACGCGGGGCTCGGCGCCGCCCGCAACACCGGGGTACGGCACGCCACCGGCGAGTTCCTCGCCTTCGTCGACGGGGACGACCTGCTCCCGCCCCACGCCATCGAGTACCTGCTCGCCGCGCTGCGGCGGAGCGGCTCGGCGTTCGCCACCGGGAACGTGCTCCGGTACGACGGCGCGAAGACCCGGCCGTCGGCCCTGCACCGCCCGGTCTTCGCCCGCCCCGGCCTCGCCGCGCACGTCACCCGGGACACCGCGCTGCTGCGGGACCGGCTCGTCACCAACAAGCTGTGGCGCCGCTCGTTCTGGGAGGAGCACGGCCTCGCCTTCCCCGAGGGCGTGCTGTACGAGGACATCCCGGTGTCGCTGCGCGCCCACGTCCTCGCCCCCGCGGTCGACGTGCTCCCCGCCCCGGTCTACGTCTGGCGGGAGCGGTCCCGGTCGATCACCCAGGGCAAGGCGAGCGTCCGGCACCTGGCGGACCGGTTCGCCGCGGTGCGCTCGGTGCGGGAGTTCCTCGCCGGCCGGCACCGGGGTGCGTACGTGCCCGCGTGGGACCGGGTGGTCCTCGAGACCGACCTGTCCAACTTCCTCGACGTGCTCGACCAGGGCCCGGAGGAGTTCCGCACCCGGTTCCTCGAGCTCGCCGGGGAGTACCTCGACGACGTGGCCCGGCCGGTGCTCGACGGGCTGCCGGCGCTGCGGCGGGTGCAGTGGCACCTGGTCCGGCAGGGCGACCTCGCCGGCCTGGTCGAGGTCGCCGCCTGGCACCGGGCGGTGCGGCCGGAGGAGCGTGTCCGGCGCCGCGTCCTGCGCTACCACCTCGACGTGCCGCCCGCCGCCCGCCTGCCCGCCGCGGTCACCCGGGCCGACGCCGAGCTCGACCCGCGTCACCGGATCGACGCGGTCCGGTGGGAGGACGGCCGGCTGGTGATCGAGGGCCGCGCGGCCCCCGAGTGCCTGCGCCCCACCCGCCGGTTCCACCAGTGGATCTCGGCCGCGCTCGTCCACGAGCGCACCGGGCGGCGGATCCGGATCCCGGCCACGGTCCGCCCGGCCGCGGTGGCGAAGACGTCGGACCGGCCGCGGATCGACTGGGGCGGGTTCCGCCTGGTGGTCGACCCCGGGCGGCTCGCCGCCCCGGGCCGCCTCGGGCTCTGGCACGTGGAGCTGCGGGTCCGCCACCGGGGCGGCGTCCGGCGCGGGCGGCTCTTCGACCCCCGGGCCACCTGGGCCGACCGGGCGGGCCGGTGGAGGGTGGGCGAGGACCGCTACGTCACCCCGGTCCTCGCCGAGCCGGGACACCTCGCGATCTACGCCGGGCGGGAGGCCGCCCGGGTGGTCACCCAGACCGTGCGGGACGGGCGGCTGCGCCTCGTCGGCCACGCGCTCGGCGAGCTCGGCCCGGAGCTCACCGTCACCCGGCGCCCCGGCGGGGTGCCGGTGCGCCGCCCGCTCACCGTGGACGGGCGCACCTTCCACGCCGAGGTCGATCTGCGCGCGCTCGGGCCCGTGGGCCCGCCGGACCACCCCGAGGCCGCGGCGCTGGCGGGCTGGGCCGAGTGGCGGTTCGAGGTCCGCACCGCCGGGGGAGGGACCGTCCCGGTCACCGCCGCCGAGGACCTCACCCCCGCCCGGTACGCCATAGGGGACCGGGAGCTCGTGGCCGCCGCGGCCCCCTCGGGGCTGCTGACCCTGCGGGAGCAGCCGGTCACCGCCTTCGTGGACCTCGCCGAATGGCTGCCCGGGGGCGAGCTGCTCCTCGAAGGCGGGTTCGCCGCGCCGTACCGGGCGATGGCGCTCGTGGTGCGCTCGCTCGGCGGCCCGGACGTCCACCTCGCCGCGATCGAGGGGGCGGGCACCCGGTTCCGGGCCCGGCTCACCCCCGGGCAGATGGGCGCGGGCAGCGGGCCCCTGCCGGGCGGCCGGTACGGCCTGGCCGTGCGGGTGCACGGCGGAGGGGACCTGCCGATCGAGCTGAACGCCCGGGCTCCGCTGGCGCACCGGACGGCCGGCCGGGCGTTCAAGCTCCTCGCCGACCGGTCCGGCCACGCGGTGCTCGCCGTACGGGAGCGCCGCCGCCCGCGCGTCGAGGAGCCGGGCCGGCACGGGCGGGTGATCGGCGCGGTCGGCGGGTGA
- a CDS encoding bifunctional glycosyltransferase/CDP-glycerol:glycerophosphate glycerophosphotransferase, translating to MTVERLSPTLSVIVHVRGGERRLAECLASLGAQTLPAIEVILTGRPPAVPLPDERFTVVAADAGDAGAARNLGVARARGRYLAFADGDAAVPPDAFERLVRTLEATGSDLACGQTAGVDTAPGDRLGTHVTREPALLRDGTATGKVFRRAFWDEHRLAFPEGLGEDFPVTVRALVLARSIDVLGDVALPAGGRRERAAAPRRLAALLELAAFIGERAPGLREHWDALVTADPALGAVLDRAHEGPGALAGLVPGLARLHPAAVRGLPALRRLQLHLAVRGMAEELAALHRFAETELRHRGVVRRGPPWRRRWYVDYPLRRDRRLSRHLFDAEQDLLLVAGVDDVRHAGGRLTVAGHAYISHLASRGSRIELWLQRGRRRIGLPLRRVARPDVTADSRQSAVCHDDSGFVTEIDPAALPHGRWALHARVTARGVTREGRVPGGRHAGERVFAAGGVTVTLTRDGGLTLQPGDPAGPPDPGGDRVTEVRWGAGHELLLSGVGESGADRIVLRSGLREHSWPMRWTGTRWTAAIGRTEDGLPLRSGTWRVLAGGEPVRLSPELVADLPAAHTTQVHEISIRTTRAAELRLVVRPALGPDERGPYATRRRRARRRRGRLRDAALFDSYGGGQYSCNPRAISEELARRRPDMELIWVTRDGQFTVPPGVRTVLYGSREHEEALHTSRFVVANRRTQPGWYRKRPGQRFVQCWHGTPLKRLGRDVAGMPYAQRFPEEEWRRHVVMWDALISPNPFSTPILCRAFGYTGEVLETGYPRNDALFRPERREQARRRLGIPEGRRAILYAPTWRDDELAGSGPVAPPLDVGRLAAALGDGDVVLLRPHYLVADRMTVPRGVRDVSRFPDMADLLAAADLLITDYSSAMFDFACTGRPMVFFTPDLERYRDEVRGFYFDFEAEAPGPILRATDEVVEVLKHGDFTAYKARYEEFAAKFCPWDDGRASARVVDWMLA from the coding sequence GTGACGGTCGAGCGGTTATCCCCCACGCTCTCGGTCATCGTGCACGTGCGCGGTGGAGAGCGGCGCCTCGCAGAGTGCCTGGCGTCGCTCGGCGCGCAGACCCTCCCCGCCATCGAGGTGATCCTCACCGGGCGGCCGCCGGCCGTACCCCTGCCGGACGAGCGGTTCACCGTGGTGGCCGCCGACGCCGGCGACGCCGGCGCGGCGCGGAACCTCGGGGTCGCCCGGGCGCGCGGCCGCTACCTCGCCTTCGCCGACGGGGACGCGGCGGTCCCGCCCGATGCCTTCGAGCGGCTGGTGCGGACCCTGGAGGCGACGGGTTCCGACCTCGCCTGCGGGCAGACCGCCGGGGTGGACACCGCCCCCGGGGACCGGCTCGGCACCCACGTCACCCGGGAGCCCGCGCTGCTCCGGGACGGCACGGCCACGGGCAAGGTGTTCCGCCGCGCCTTCTGGGACGAGCACCGCCTCGCCTTCCCCGAGGGCCTGGGCGAGGACTTCCCGGTCACGGTCCGCGCGCTGGTCCTCGCCCGGTCGATCGACGTGCTCGGGGACGTGGCCCTCCCGGCCGGCGGGCGGCGGGAGCGGGCCGCCGCGCCCCGGCGGCTCGCCGCGCTGCTGGAGCTCGCCGCCTTCATCGGCGAGCGCGCGCCCGGGCTGCGCGAGCACTGGGACGCGCTCGTCACCGCCGACCCCGCGCTCGGCGCCGTGCTGGACCGCGCCCACGAGGGGCCGGGCGCCCTCGCCGGCCTGGTGCCCGGGCTCGCCCGCCTCCACCCGGCCGCGGTCCGCGGGCTGCCCGCCCTGCGCCGGCTCCAGCTCCACCTCGCCGTGCGCGGGATGGCCGAGGAGCTCGCCGCGCTGCACCGCTTCGCCGAGACGGAGCTCCGGCACCGCGGGGTGGTACGGCGCGGCCCGCCGTGGCGGCGGCGCTGGTACGTCGACTACCCGCTCCGCCGGGACCGGCGGCTGTCCCGCCACCTCTTCGACGCCGAGCAGGACCTGCTCCTGGTCGCCGGGGTCGACGACGTACGGCACGCCGGGGGCCGGCTCACCGTCGCCGGGCACGCGTACATCAGCCACCTGGCGAGCCGGGGCAGCCGCATCGAGCTCTGGCTCCAGCGCGGGCGGCGGCGGATCGGGCTGCCGCTCCGCCGGGTGGCCCGGCCGGACGTCACGGCCGACTCCCGCCAGTCCGCGGTCTGCCACGACGACTCGGGCTTCGTCACCGAGATCGACCCCGCCGCCCTGCCGCACGGCCGGTGGGCGCTGCACGCGCGGGTCACGGCGCGGGGCGTCACCCGCGAGGGCCGGGTGCCGGGCGGCCGGCACGCGGGGGAGCGGGTCTTCGCCGCCGGCGGGGTGACCGTGACCCTCACCCGCGACGGCGGGCTCACCCTCCAGCCGGGCGATCCGGCCGGGCCGCCGGACCCCGGCGGCGACCGGGTGACCGAGGTCCGGTGGGGCGCGGGCCACGAGCTGCTGCTGAGCGGGGTGGGGGAGAGCGGGGCCGATCGCATCGTGCTCCGCAGCGGCCTGCGCGAGCACTCCTGGCCGATGCGCTGGACCGGGACCCGGTGGACCGCGGCGATCGGCCGGACCGAGGACGGGCTGCCGCTGCGCAGCGGCACCTGGCGGGTGCTCGCCGGGGGCGAGCCGGTGCGGCTCAGCCCGGAGCTCGTCGCGGACCTCCCCGCGGCGCACACCACCCAGGTGCACGAGATCTCCATCCGCACCACCCGCGCCGCCGAGCTGCGCCTGGTGGTCCGCCCGGCCCTCGGCCCGGACGAGCGCGGGCCGTACGCCACCCGCCGGCGCCGGGCCCGCCGGCGGCGGGGGCGGCTGCGGGACGCGGCGCTGTTCGACAGCTACGGCGGCGGCCAGTACTCGTGCAACCCCCGGGCGATCTCCGAGGAGCTGGCGCGCCGCCGCCCGGACATGGAGCTGATCTGGGTCACCCGCGACGGGCAGTTCACCGTGCCGCCCGGGGTGCGGACGGTCCTGTACGGCTCGCGCGAGCACGAGGAGGCACTGCACACCTCCAGGTTCGTCGTGGCGAACCGGCGGACCCAGCCGGGCTGGTACCGCAAGCGGCCCGGGCAGCGCTTCGTGCAGTGCTGGCACGGCACCCCGCTCAAACGGCTGGGCCGGGACGTCGCCGGCATGCCGTACGCCCAGCGGTTCCCCGAGGAGGAGTGGAGACGGCACGTGGTCATGTGGGACGCGCTCATCTCACCGAACCCGTTCTCGACCCCGATCCTGTGCCGGGCGTTCGGGTACACGGGGGAGGTGCTGGAGACCGGGTACCCGCGCAACGACGCGCTGTTCCGCCCGGAGCGCCGGGAGCAGGCGCGGCGGCGCCTCGGCATCCCGGAGGGGCGGCGGGCGATCCTGTACGCGCCGACCTGGCGGGACGACGAGCTGGCGGGCTCCGGGCCCGTGGCGCCGCCGCTCGACGTGGGCCGCCTCGCCGCGGCGCTCGGCGACGGCGACGTGGTGCTGCTCCGGCCGCACTACCTGGTCGCCGACCGGATGACCGTGCCCCGCGGGGTGCGCGACGTCTCCAGGTTCCCCGACATGGCGGACCTGCTCGCCGCCGCGGACCTGCTCATCACCGACTACTCCTCGGCGATGTTCGACTTCGCCTGCACCGGGCGGCCGATGGTGTTCTTCACCCCGGACCTGGAGCGGTACCGGGACGAGGTGCGCGGCTTCTACTTCGACTTCGAGGCCGAGGCGCCCGGGCCGATCCTGCGGGCCACCGACGAGGTGGTCGAGGTGCTGAAGCACGGCGACTTCACCGCGTACAAGGCGCGGTACGAGGAGTTCGCCGCGAAGTTCTGCCCGTGGGACGACGGCCGCGCCTCCGCGCGGGTGGTCGATTGGATGCTGGCATGA
- a CDS encoding stealth family protein: MPVATFYRRLRRRLPLTRPAPGTALIRPDASPLQARRETLDLVCSILSDAGVPFFCVRPLQVRPPIVAVPEEERTRALTALARSGRPLHAGPVRFRGVPKVTPLRRASRLREDVRVVRVAMYFASPSHTLVLGPEHGCDLEFWARDGDMLAAPRPNRACDMVPADAEPVPGGEELFNTLVPAVRRTRTYPTRPEFLRRLIDDIDFPIDAVYTWVDGSDPEWRARRDRALAAESAGRPDLRISAQATCEARFTSRDELRYSLRSLMMHAPWVNHVWIVTDGQVPAWLDTSHPMVSVVDHKEIFTDPSVLPVFNSHAIETQLHHIDGLAEFFLYLNDDFFLGRPMPPSLFFEGNGVTRFFPSTAHVPFGDPQAQESPVHAAGMNNRRIIEELCGRTLTQKLKHAPYALRRSLLYELEERFPAEFAATARNKFRTSSDISVVSSLAHYYGYLSGRAVPGYVEYTYVDLSLRKTPAKLRRMLARRKHDAFCLNDTAPTTPEQDELLRRFLEAYFPTPAPFELT, translated from the coding sequence ATGCCCGTTGCGACGTTCTACCGGCGGCTGCGCCGGCGGCTGCCGCTCACCCGGCCCGCGCCGGGGACCGCCCTGATCCGGCCGGACGCCAGCCCGCTCCAGGCCAGGCGGGAGACGCTCGACCTCGTCTGCTCGATCCTCTCGGACGCGGGCGTGCCGTTCTTCTGCGTCCGGCCGCTCCAGGTCCGCCCGCCGATCGTCGCGGTGCCCGAGGAGGAGCGGACCCGGGCCCTCACCGCGCTCGCCCGCAGCGGGCGGCCGCTCCACGCCGGGCCGGTGCGGTTCCGGGGCGTCCCCAAGGTGACCCCGCTGCGGCGCGCGTCCCGGCTGCGGGAGGACGTCCGGGTGGTCCGGGTGGCCATGTACTTCGCCAGCCCGTCCCACACGCTCGTCCTCGGCCCCGAGCACGGGTGTGATCTGGAGTTCTGGGCGCGCGATGGCGACATGCTGGCCGCGCCGCGGCCCAACCGCGCGTGCGACATGGTCCCGGCCGACGCCGAACCGGTGCCGGGCGGGGAGGAGCTGTTCAACACGCTGGTGCCGGCCGTCCGCCGGACCCGGACCTACCCGACCCGCCCGGAGTTCCTCCGGCGGCTCATCGACGACATCGACTTCCCGATCGACGCGGTCTACACCTGGGTGGACGGGTCGGACCCGGAGTGGCGGGCCCGCCGCGACCGGGCGCTCGCCGCGGAGAGCGCCGGCCGGCCGGACCTGCGGATCAGCGCGCAGGCCACGTGCGAGGCCCGGTTCACCAGCCGGGACGAGCTGCGCTACTCGCTGCGCTCGCTGATGATGCACGCGCCGTGGGTCAACCACGTGTGGATCGTGACCGACGGGCAGGTCCCCGCCTGGCTCGACACCTCCCACCCGATGGTCTCCGTCGTCGACCACAAGGAGATCTTCACGGACCCGTCGGTGCTGCCGGTGTTCAACTCGCACGCCATCGAGACCCAGCTCCACCACATCGACGGGCTGGCGGAGTTCTTCCTCTACCTCAACGACGACTTCTTCCTCGGCCGCCCGATGCCGCCCAGCCTGTTCTTCGAGGGGAACGGGGTGACCCGGTTCTTCCCGAGCACGGCGCACGTGCCGTTCGGCGACCCCCAGGCCCAGGAGTCGCCGGTCCACGCGGCCGGCATGAACAACCGGCGGATCATCGAGGAGCTCTGCGGCCGGACGCTCACCCAGAAGCTCAAGCACGCGCCGTACGCGCTGCGCCGCTCCCTGCTGTACGAGCTCGAGGAGCGGTTCCCCGCCGAGTTCGCCGCCACGGCGCGGAACAAGTTCCGCACCTCATCGGACATCTCGGTGGTCTCCTCCCTCGCGCACTACTACGGCTACCTCAGCGGGCGGGCCGTCCCGGGGTACGTGGAGTACACCTACGTGGACCTCTCCCTGCGCAAGACCCCGGCGAAGCTGCGGCGCATGCTCGCCCGCCGCAAGCACGACGCGTTCTGCCTCAACGACACGGCCCCGACCACGCCCGAGCAGGACGAGCTGCTCAGGCGATTCCTGGAGGCGTACTTCCCGACCCCGGCGCCGTTCGAGCTGACCTGA
- a CDS encoding CDP-alcohol phosphatidyltransferase family protein: protein MGGFTLDDVLAKRKRRDSWWTVFLVDPLACRLTLWVANHTSLTPNALSMISLAIGLGSATAFAAGVLPLGAVLFYLSFMVDCMDGKLARLKGNGDPFGLWLDYVGDRLRVLWCALGLGFGEYARTGDVAYAFTALGVIVLDFFRYMNAPQLKRVKEAIRTVTVRRMETECVFVEDVLQTRPRSEVKNLEVEEGKALVDLQKAFHRRFPWYDRFRVFLVRRRVRTHVWSGIEFHAAVFVIAPLFGARALIPVAIFAGALLLAFEMSLVYRVWLATRQIPKSAPERERILV from the coding sequence ATGGGTGGCTTCACGCTCGACGACGTGCTCGCGAAACGGAAGCGACGGGACTCCTGGTGGACGGTCTTCCTGGTCGACCCGCTCGCCTGCCGGCTCACGTTGTGGGTGGCGAACCACACCTCGCTCACCCCGAACGCGTTGTCGATGATCTCGCTGGCGATCGGGCTCGGCTCGGCCACCGCCTTCGCCGCCGGGGTCCTCCCGCTCGGGGCGGTGCTGTTCTACCTGAGCTTCATGGTCGACTGCATGGACGGGAAGCTGGCCCGGCTCAAGGGGAACGGCGACCCGTTCGGCCTGTGGCTCGACTACGTGGGGGATCGCCTGCGGGTGCTCTGGTGCGCCCTGGGCCTCGGATTCGGCGAGTACGCGCGCACGGGGGACGTGGCGTACGCGTTCACCGCCTTGGGCGTGATCGTGCTCGACTTCTTCCGTTACATGAACGCGCCGCAGCTCAAGCGGGTCAAGGAGGCCATCCGGACGGTCACCGTCCGGCGGATGGAGACCGAGTGCGTGTTCGTCGAGGACGTGCTCCAGACGAGGCCGCGCAGCGAGGTGAAGAACCTCGAGGTCGAGGAGGGGAAGGCCCTCGTCGACCTGCAGAAGGCGTTCCACCGGCGCTTCCCCTGGTACGACCGCTTCCGGGTCTTCCTGGTCCGGCGGCGGGTGCGCACGCACGTGTGGAGCGGCATCGAGTTCCACGCCGCGGTGTTCGTGATCGCCCCGCTGTTCGGCGCCAGGGCGCTGATCCCGGTGGCGATCTTCGCCGGGGCGCTGCTGCTGGCGTTCGAGATGAGCCTCGTCTACCGCGTCTGGCTGGCCACCCGTCAGATACCGAAGAGCGCGCCGGAGCGGGAGAGGATTCTCGTCTGA